Proteins co-encoded in one Sulfurimonas sp. HSL1-2 genomic window:
- a CDS encoding ElyC/SanA/YdcF family protein, producing the protein MFVLKKIIASFLMPLPIFFILFGLGLFLLYMKKRQRAVQMLTVALIWITLLSYTPFSGLLLAPLENIYPKWQPGSEQPAYIHVLGSGHDSDARLPLSSQPNPTGLIRTIEGVMIYRQSENAKLIFSGYGGDDPVSNAEVNAAVGMALGVPRKDIIVLTTPKDTDEEAAAAGAVAGDKQVILVTSAIHMPRAVALFRKAGVNVIPAPTDYKCKDTRWLQWPSSAGLQLSEHAFHEYLGILWLAIKH; encoded by the coding sequence ATGTTTGTACTCAAAAAAATCATCGCCTCCTTCCTAATGCCCCTGCCGATCTTCTTCATCCTTTTCGGTCTAGGCCTGTTCCTGCTGTATATGAAGAAACGTCAAAGGGCCGTACAAATGCTGACGGTCGCGCTGATCTGGATCACGCTTCTGTCCTACACCCCTTTTTCCGGTCTGCTGCTCGCCCCGCTGGAAAATATCTACCCCAAATGGCAGCCAGGAAGCGAACAGCCTGCCTACATTCACGTTCTGGGTTCCGGTCACGACTCTGACGCCAGATTGCCGCTTTCATCACAACCCAACCCCACGGGATTGATACGGACCATCGAAGGGGTAATGATCTACCGGCAGTCGGAAAATGCCAAACTGATCTTCAGCGGGTACGGCGGAGACGACCCCGTCTCCAATGCCGAAGTAAACGCCGCGGTCGGCATGGCCCTCGGCGTTCCGCGAAAAGACATTATCGTGCTGACAACACCGAAAGACACGGACGAGGAAGCTGCCGCAGCCGGAGCTGTCGCAGGCGACAAACAAGTCATCCTCGTCACTTCCGCCATACACATGCCGCGGGCCGTAGCACTGTTTAGGAAAGCCGGTGTCAACGTCATCCCCGCTCCGACTGATTACAAATGCAAAGATACCCGCTGGCTCCAGTGGCCTTCATCAGCAGGGTTGCAACTCTCGGAGCATGCGTTCCATGAGTACCTAGGAATATTATGGCTAGCAATCAAGCATTGA
- a CDS encoding MraY family glycosyltransferase has translation MFAEIIAIFIVSTIFTYALVCFSETLGLVDHPNGRSSHVHPTPHSGGIGIFTALMIGQIFFEPELFSQYPLLFVAIAFVFLVGIADDRFEASPKMKFVVIFVATLITFMEGFRITDIGHYFGTTLGLGWLALPFTLFAVAGFTNALNLIDGIDMLAGTVASIILLTLAYIGYIHNDELMMHLSLGTVAAIAGFLVFNFHPARIFMGDSGALTLGFIISMLSVHALNYVDATTIFFIAMVPILDTVVVMVRRIRWGRSPFAPDKTHIHHIIMRLKNNNVPLTVAIIASIQLVFSMIGVNLADNEPFLNLLIFGLIFFVFYIFLTLRIPRETESH, from the coding sequence ATGTTTGCTGAGATTATTGCTATTTTTATTGTTTCGACGATTTTTACCTATGCCCTGGTTTGTTTTTCAGAGACGCTGGGTTTGGTGGACCACCCGAACGGTCGCAGCTCTCATGTCCATCCTACGCCGCATTCCGGTGGCATAGGAATATTTACGGCTTTGATGATCGGTCAGATTTTCTTCGAACCGGAGCTTTTTTCACAATATCCGCTGCTGTTTGTCGCGATTGCTTTTGTCTTTCTGGTCGGCATCGCGGATGATCGATTTGAGGCCAGTCCGAAAATGAAATTTGTTGTCATTTTCGTTGCAACCCTCATCACCTTCATGGAGGGTTTCAGGATCACGGACATCGGCCATTATTTTGGTACGACGCTTGGTCTGGGGTGGCTGGCACTCCCTTTTACACTGTTCGCTGTGGCCGGTTTTACCAATGCGCTTAACCTCATAGACGGCATCGATATGCTTGCCGGTACTGTCGCCTCTATCATTCTGTTGACCCTGGCGTACATCGGTTACATTCATAATGATGAATTGATGATGCATCTGTCTCTGGGTACCGTCGCGGCGATCGCGGGCTTTCTGGTCTTCAATTTTCACCCCGCGCGTATTTTTATGGGGGACAGCGGGGCACTGACGCTTGGCTTCATCATCTCGATGCTCTCTGTGCATGCATTGAATTATGTCGATGCGACAACGATTTTCTTTATCGCTATGGTACCGATCCTCGATACGGTCGTCGTCATGGTACGGCGCATTCGCTGGGGACGCTCACCTTTTGCCCCCGACAAGACGCATATCCATCACATCATTATGCGTCTCAAAAATAACAATGTTCCGTTGACCGTTGCTATCATCGCCTCGATACAGCTTGTTTTTTCTATGATTGGCGTCAACCTTGCGGACAATGAACCCTTTTTAAACCTGTTGATTTTTGGACTGATTTTTTTTGTGTTCTATATCTTTCTTACACTCCGTATTCCCCGGGAGACCGAGAGTCACTGA
- the asnB gene encoding asparagine synthase (glutamine-hydrolyzing), whose translation MCGVAGFIDHRGHSSEAVLKSMTDAMVLRGPDDSGTSFERTDFAQIGLGHRRLSILDLSALGHQPMFFEHLSMVYNGEVYNFGEIKSELETLGYAFASHSDTEVILKAFHAWGKECVGRFRGMFAFVIYDSRAEKLFMFRDRAGVKPFYYYVKDGLFLFASELKAFREHERFEKTIERSVIPVYMRFGYIPAPYTIFENTYKLKAGHYLEYDLQAGQFEIRQYWNVNVFYSKAKLDLSEEAVLDTLEQELMEAFQLRMVSDVPVGVFLSGGVDSSLVTALLQKASKEPLRTFTIGFDEEGYDEAEHARKIAAYLGTEHTEYYCTKEDALQVIPELPKIYDEPFGDSSAIATILVSKLAKEKVSVVLSGDGGDELFCGYSKYFALNRVMRLLVPGVKKNVLKGAVNLLNEKAVYRLNGMLPRSKRQTNIRDKFQKFKRAVNADTLEQMFIEASSYVDAETIENCLGGEAGLPAQTGFGSFETLADIAPLERMMAVDFQTFMVDDVLTKVDRATMSVSLEGREPLLDHKVAEFIARVPIALKYKDDSGKYLLKKVLYNHIPKSFFERQKSGFQVPLYEWLKNDLRPLLDRYLAKERLEEGQIFDAIQVQKTLEDYYEGRYVNINEIWFILMFEMWCETWGSMTIGKD comes from the coding sequence ATGTGCGGCGTAGCAGGGTTTATTGATCACCGGGGGCACTCGTCAGAGGCGGTACTTAAATCGATGACGGATGCTATGGTATTGCGGGGCCCGGATGATTCCGGAACATCTTTTGAGCGTACCGATTTCGCCCAGATCGGTCTTGGGCATCGCCGGCTCTCCATTCTGGACCTTTCTGCACTGGGGCATCAGCCCATGTTCTTTGAACATTTGAGCATGGTCTATAACGGGGAAGTGTACAACTTCGGCGAGATCAAAAGTGAGCTTGAAACCCTGGGGTATGCCTTCGCATCCCACTCCGATACGGAGGTCATTCTCAAAGCGTTCCATGCATGGGGAAAGGAGTGCGTCGGCAGGTTCCGGGGAATGTTCGCATTCGTCATCTATGACAGCAGGGCGGAGAAACTGTTTATGTTCCGTGACCGGGCCGGTGTAAAGCCGTTCTATTACTACGTAAAGGACGGACTTTTTCTATTCGCCAGCGAACTCAAGGCGTTCAGGGAACACGAAAGGTTTGAAAAGACGATCGAGAGATCGGTCATCCCTGTGTACATGCGTTTCGGGTACATTCCGGCGCCCTATACCATCTTCGAGAATACCTACAAGCTCAAAGCGGGCCATTACCTGGAGTACGATCTGCAGGCGGGGCAGTTCGAGATACGGCAGTATTGGAATGTCAATGTGTTTTATAGTAAAGCGAAGCTGGATCTTTCCGAAGAGGCCGTTCTTGACACGCTGGAGCAAGAGCTGATGGAGGCTTTTCAGCTGCGCATGGTCTCTGATGTCCCTGTCGGTGTCTTTCTGAGCGGAGGTGTCGACAGTTCACTTGTAACGGCACTGCTTCAAAAAGCTTCGAAGGAGCCGTTGCGGACTTTTACCATCGGGTTTGACGAAGAGGGCTACGATGAAGCGGAGCATGCCAGGAAGATCGCGGCCTACCTGGGCACGGAACATACCGAATACTACTGCACCAAAGAGGATGCCTTACAGGTCATCCCGGAGCTGCCGAAGATCTATGATGAACCTTTCGGGGACAGTTCGGCAATAGCGACTATCCTGGTCTCGAAGCTGGCAAAAGAGAAGGTCTCCGTCGTCCTTTCCGGTGACGGGGGAGACGAGCTTTTTTGCGGCTACAGCAAGTACTTTGCCCTGAACAGGGTCATGAGGCTCCTGGTACCGGGTGTGAAAAAGAACGTGCTTAAAGGGGCGGTCAACCTGCTAAACGAAAAAGCGGTCTACCGGTTGAACGGCATGCTCCCCCGCTCGAAACGGCAGACCAATATCCGTGACAAATTCCAGAAGTTTAAACGGGCTGTCAACGCCGATACGCTGGAGCAGATGTTCATCGAGGCAAGCTCTTATGTCGATGCGGAGACCATAGAGAATTGTTTGGGGGGTGAAGCGGGCCTTCCGGCGCAAACCGGCTTCGGCAGTTTTGAAACATTGGCGGATATCGCACCGCTGGAACGGATGATGGCTGTCGACTTTCAGACTTTTATGGTCGATGATGTCCTGACCAAAGTCGACCGTGCAACGATGAGTGTCAGCCTGGAAGGGCGCGAACCGTTGCTCGATCACAAGGTCGCCGAGTTCATTGCACGGGTACCCATAGCACTGAAATACAAAGACGATAGCGGGAAGTACCTGCTGAAAAAAGTGCTCTACAATCACATACCCAAAAGTTTTTTTGAGCGCCAAAAATCCGGTTTTCAGGTCCCGTTGTATGAGTGGCTGAAAAATGATCTGAGGCCTTTGCTTGACCGTTACCTTGCAAAAGAACGTTTGGAAGAGGGGCAGATCTTCGATGCTATACAAGTGCAAAAAACACTGGAAGATTATTATGAAGGACGGTACGTCAACATCAACGAGATATGGTTCATACTGATGTTCGAGATGTGGTGTGAAACGTGGGGAAGTATGACGATCGGTAAGGATTGA
- a CDS encoding nucleotidyltransferase family protein, whose protein sequence is MHTVLSQKRPHSDALRFLIACCQAEPSQEEIDLIASFTSTVPSDRHDLLAVASAHGLLPLVYKSLKNLVEQKRFSTKLATATAHLQTLIADLQSAYMQIAQRNMLMSAELLQITKRLEENGIKAVTFKGPALAQLLYGDITLRQFGDLDLLIHRKDIDLLKHHLGLEGYKDTLLIPTGQEQQWYRNAKDMVLYHPQKHLPLELHWQLLDTDYPIRINLHSIWSEAQPLQINGHAIRTFSNEALLIYLCVHGSKHLWERVGWIKDIDVLIRTQPIDWHGVSAQMAGGNFRRLLLLGLHLSSRHFDTPLPSAFEPCPKDRHWLVPLTRFVESNWVRRAGMFSNTRAMLQLFPTLPMKLRYLNKVLFKPSKNEYRTLNLPRELHWAYFFLRPYLLIKKYLRPNSQ, encoded by the coding sequence ATGCATACCGTTCTGTCCCAGAAGCGCCCACATTCCGATGCCCTCCGTTTCCTCATCGCCTGCTGCCAGGCTGAACCGTCACAAGAGGAGATCGACCTCATCGCATCTTTTACATCGACAGTCCCGTCCGACCGCCATGACCTGCTAGCGGTGGCAAGTGCCCACGGTCTCCTTCCGCTTGTCTACAAATCTCTAAAAAACCTTGTTGAACAAAAGCGTTTCAGCACTAAACTCGCGACAGCCACTGCCCACTTACAAACGCTGATTGCAGATCTGCAATCAGCCTATATGCAAATTGCACAAAGGAATATGCTGATGTCTGCAGAGCTTCTGCAGATCACAAAACGTCTTGAAGAAAATGGGATCAAAGCAGTGACCTTCAAAGGGCCTGCACTCGCGCAACTGCTTTACGGCGACATCACCTTGAGACAATTCGGAGATCTGGATTTACTCATCCATCGAAAAGATATTGATCTGCTTAAGCACCATCTGGGCCTGGAAGGCTATAAAGATACGCTCCTTATCCCGACCGGGCAGGAGCAGCAGTGGTACCGGAATGCCAAAGACATGGTGTTGTACCATCCTCAAAAACATCTGCCCCTCGAACTCCATTGGCAGTTGCTCGATACTGACTATCCGATCCGTATCAATCTCCATTCAATCTGGTCTGAAGCACAACCGTTACAGATCAACGGACATGCCATCCGTACGTTTTCAAATGAAGCCCTGCTGATCTACCTGTGTGTGCACGGATCAAAACATTTATGGGAAAGAGTTGGCTGGATCAAAGATATCGATGTGTTAATCCGCACCCAACCCATTGACTGGCACGGCGTGTCCGCACAAATGGCGGGCGGCAACTTCCGTCGTCTTCTTCTCCTCGGTCTCCATCTGAGCAGCCGCCACTTTGACACTCCCCTGCCATCTGCCTTCGAACCATGCCCGAAAGATCGTCACTGGCTCGTTCCACTTACACGTTTTGTCGAAAGCAACTGGGTACGCCGCGCCGGCATGTTCTCCAACACCCGGGCCATGCTCCAACTCTTCCCCACGCTTCCCATGAAGCTGCGCTACCTGAACAAGGTCCTCTTCAAACCGTCAAAAAACGAATATCGAACACTCAACCTTCCCCGTGAACTGCACTGGGCCTATTTTTTTCTCCGCCCATACCTGCTGATCAAAAAATACCTGCGGCCAAACAGTCAATAG
- a CDS encoding helix-hairpin-helix domain-containing protein, translated as MLAALVMSMPLLAGVNLNTATAEELESLKGIGPSTAAKIIEYRNEHRFNSIEDIMNVKGVGEKTFLQIKDELEV; from the coding sequence ATGTTGGCTGCCCTGGTGATGAGTATGCCGCTGCTCGCCGGTGTCAACCTCAATACGGCGACGGCGGAAGAGCTCGAAAGCCTCAAAGGCATCGGACCGTCGACGGCGGCGAAGATCATCGAATACCGGAACGAACACAGGTTCAACAGCATCGAGGACATTATGAATGTCAAAGGCGTCGGCGAAAAAACGTTTTTGCAGATCAAGGACGAACTCGAGGTCTGA
- a CDS encoding EpsG family protein, which produces MLAYYLMFLVPALAAIMTAGKGVRPNNAVWISTGMLLTLLLGFRMSGGDWYNYLSRFDEMRYLTLDLALGIKDPGYQLISYYMYQWDWGFYAVTMICAVISVTGLMIFLRRQVDPWLGLAVAVPYLYIVVYMGYMRQGVALGLVMWGITFLERGKFVRFVLMVVLAVTFHKSAILMIAFGVFQQGKGRIFKILAILFAGVGVWSAFVGDAAETLYVNYVEAGMQSGGAMIRVLLNAVPAMLLMLYRKQWKQHFNDYGFWSMIALASLAAIPLVVLASTAVDRMALYFLPLQIVVFARLPFLMRDTLSQQITTFLILLFYFTVLTVWLTLGSFSKWWLPYKNFLIFSMFG; this is translated from the coding sequence ATGCTGGCTTACTATTTGATGTTTTTGGTGCCGGCATTGGCCGCCATCATGACAGCCGGAAAAGGGGTGCGCCCAAACAATGCCGTATGGATATCTACCGGGATGCTTCTGACGCTCCTGCTTGGGTTTAGGATGAGTGGCGGTGACTGGTATAACTATCTGTCGCGATTTGATGAGATGCGTTACCTGACGCTTGATCTGGCACTGGGCATCAAAGACCCGGGGTATCAGCTCATCAGTTACTATATGTACCAGTGGGACTGGGGATTTTACGCAGTCACGATGATCTGCGCAGTGATTTCCGTCACGGGATTGATGATATTCCTACGACGCCAGGTCGATCCGTGGCTGGGACTGGCCGTGGCAGTCCCATATCTGTATATTGTCGTGTACATGGGATATATGCGACAAGGGGTGGCACTGGGTCTCGTCATGTGGGGGATCACCTTCCTCGAACGGGGGAAATTCGTACGTTTCGTTTTGATGGTCGTACTGGCGGTCACTTTCCATAAATCGGCGATCCTTATGATCGCATTCGGTGTGTTTCAGCAGGGAAAAGGAAGGATATTCAAGATTCTGGCAATCCTTTTTGCCGGGGTTGGCGTCTGGAGCGCTTTTGTCGGTGATGCTGCCGAAACGCTATACGTAAACTACGTTGAAGCCGGAATGCAGTCGGGGGGTGCGATGATCCGTGTATTGCTCAATGCTGTGCCGGCGATGCTGCTGATGCTTTATCGCAAACAGTGGAAGCAGCATTTCAACGACTATGGATTCTGGTCAATGATCGCACTGGCTTCACTGGCTGCCATTCCGCTTGTCGTGTTGGCTTCGACGGCAGTGGACAGGATGGCGCTCTATTTCCTGCCGCTTCAGATCGTCGTTTTTGCCCGCCTGCCGTTTTTGATGCGCGATACGCTTTCCCAGCAGATAACGACGTTCCTGATTCTGTTGTTCTATTTTACTGTCCTCACCGTTTGGCTGACCCTGGGTAGTTTTTCAAAGTGGTGGTTACCGTACAAGAATTTTTTGATCTTTAGTATGTTTGGGTAA
- the aguB gene encoding N-carbamoylputrescine amidase → MVRVAAVQMRMGEDQEVNRNRAEALVREAAAGGAQIVLLPELFEGLYFCKDMDAKYFDWAQPRDGHPLIERFAALAKELGVVLPLSYFERDGERYFNSLVMIDADGSVLENYRKTHIPSGPGYEEKFYFVPGDTGFKAWQTRFGKIGVGICWDQWFPETARSLALMGAELIFYPTAIGSEPEINVDSKEHWQRVQQGHSAANTVPVIAANRIGEEAGESCTLTFYGSSFATDYTGKKIAEADRESEGVIYADYDLEAIAAQRDYWALFADRRPSMYGEVCKER, encoded by the coding sequence ATGGTCAGAGTCGCCGCAGTACAGATGCGAATGGGTGAGGATCAGGAAGTTAACAGAAACCGGGCGGAAGCCCTGGTACGCGAAGCGGCGGCAGGAGGGGCGCAGATCGTGCTGCTGCCGGAACTTTTCGAAGGGCTCTATTTCTGCAAGGATATGGACGCCAAGTATTTCGATTGGGCCCAGCCCCGCGACGGCCATCCGTTGATCGAACGCTTCGCGGCGCTCGCCAAGGAGCTCGGCGTCGTACTGCCGCTGAGTTATTTCGAACGCGACGGCGAGCGCTATTTCAACTCCCTGGTGATGATCGACGCTGACGGGTCTGTGCTGGAGAACTACCGCAAGACCCATATCCCTTCCGGTCCGGGGTACGAGGAGAAGTTCTATTTCGTGCCGGGAGACACCGGGTTCAAAGCATGGCAGACGCGTTTCGGCAAGATCGGCGTCGGTATCTGCTGGGATCAGTGGTTCCCGGAGACAGCGCGCTCGCTTGCACTGATGGGTGCCGAACTGATCTTCTACCCCACGGCGATCGGCAGCGAACCTGAGATCAACGTCGATTCCAAAGAACACTGGCAGCGCGTCCAGCAGGGGCACAGCGCCGCCAATACCGTCCCCGTCATCGCGGCCAACCGCATCGGCGAGGAGGCGGGGGAGAGCTGTACACTCACCTTTTACGGCTCCTCCTTCGCGACGGACTACACCGGAAAGAAAATTGCCGAAGCCGACCGGGAGAGCGAAGGCGTCATCTATGCCGATTACGATCTCGAAGCGATTGCCGCACAGCGCGACTACTGGGCGCTTTTCGCCGACCG
- a CDS encoding phosphomannomutase/phosphoglucomutase: MSIFREYDIRGIVPGELNEESVTKIGFALAGKIDGEYVAVGYDARTHSPELFGYLAAGLNAGGKTVLAMGLVPTPVNYFANYQEFKVNAGGGEGPLEDDWVTPSASVMITGSHNPIEYNGFKITVTKAPFFGEQIYALGDEVAAMELPPKSEAKIIEIDVKARYIDYMVEQFSHLKGMKEKIVYDCGNGAAGVIVPEIFACLELDAGGLYVEPDGTFPNHHPDPSIEVNLSDVKSALEAEGDVAIAYDGDADRVVVLTRKRKINGDQMALLFSMGMNYPTVIGDVKCSQVMFDTLKARGATAVMYKTGHSNLKAKIKELDADLACEMNGHFFFNDRYFGYDDAIYATLRMLELVQAGIDLDEELDRLPRVFSTEEIQVETTEQEKFPLMAKLGEMLQHPPADFPAIREIITVDGVRVIFENGWGLVRASNTTPVLVTRFESPDLEDAKRYEKALNDLIAEARAAL; the protein is encoded by the coding sequence ATGAGCATTTTCAGGGAGTACGACATCCGCGGCATCGTGCCGGGGGAACTGAATGAGGAGTCGGTAACGAAGATCGGCTTTGCGCTGGCCGGGAAAATCGACGGCGAGTACGTTGCCGTGGGGTATGACGCACGGACGCATTCGCCGGAGCTGTTCGGATACCTGGCCGCAGGGCTTAATGCCGGCGGGAAAACGGTGCTTGCCATGGGACTCGTGCCGACGCCGGTAAACTACTTTGCCAACTACCAGGAGTTCAAGGTGAATGCCGGAGGCGGAGAAGGTCCTCTGGAGGATGACTGGGTGACGCCTTCCGCTTCCGTCATGATTACCGGGTCGCACAACCCCATCGAATACAACGGCTTCAAGATCACCGTTACCAAAGCCCCCTTCTTCGGCGAACAGATCTACGCCCTGGGTGATGAGGTCGCCGCGATGGAGCTGCCACCAAAGTCGGAAGCGAAGATCATCGAGATCGATGTAAAGGCGCGTTACATCGACTATATGGTCGAGCAGTTTTCCCATCTCAAAGGGATGAAAGAGAAGATCGTCTATGACTGCGGCAACGGGGCGGCCGGTGTCATCGTACCGGAAATCTTTGCGTGTCTCGAGCTTGATGCCGGAGGCCTTTACGTTGAGCCCGACGGAACCTTCCCCAACCACCACCCGGACCCTTCTATCGAGGTAAACCTGTCCGACGTCAAGTCGGCCCTGGAGGCGGAAGGCGATGTCGCCATCGCCTACGACGGTGACGCCGACCGTGTCGTTGTGCTGACAAGGAAGCGCAAAATCAACGGTGACCAGATGGCATTGCTCTTTTCCATGGGGATGAACTATCCTACAGTCATTGGTGACGTCAAGTGTTCGCAGGTGATGTTTGACACACTGAAAGCCCGTGGTGCAACAGCGGTAATGTACAAAACGGGGCATTCCAACCTTAAGGCGAAGATAAAGGAGCTCGATGCCGATTTGGCGTGTGAGATGAACGGTCACTTTTTCTTCAATGACCGCTATTTCGGGTACGACGATGCTATCTATGCCACCTTGCGGATGCTGGAACTCGTCCAGGCGGGAATAGACCTTGACGAGGAGCTGGACAGACTCCCGCGGGTCTTTTCGACTGAAGAGATCCAGGTGGAGACGACCGAGCAGGAGAAGTTCCCGCTGATGGCGAAACTGGGGGAGATGCTGCAGCACCCGCCGGCGGATTTCCCGGCGATCCGCGAGATCATCACGGTCGACGGCGTCCGGGTTATCTTTGAAAACGGCTGGGGGCTGGTGCGCGCGTCGAACACGACCCCGGTTCTCGTCACCCGTTTCGAATCGCCTGATCTTGAAGATGCGAAGCGTTACGAAAAGGCGCTCAACGACCTTATTGCCGAGGCAAGAGCGGCACTCTAG
- a CDS encoding glycosyltransferase family 4 protein, with product MQPSKHLTIAIVINTSWNIYNFRRGLVKALQAEGHRIVCIAPRDDYSEKLQALGCAYREISMNNKGTNPLEDARLIRDFYRLFKEVRPDVLLQYTIKPNIYGSMAAGLLGIPVISNISGLGTVFINDNLASKIAKMLYKTALRIPKKVFFQNVQDRELFIHSKLVKAEKTGLLPGSGIDSTRFAPRPARVSDGIVRFLFIARLVRDKGIMEYAEAAKMINQQFNAQKVKFMILGAYYPGNPTAITETEMKAWEAEGTVEYLGTSDDVASVIAGIDCVVLPSYREGLSRVLLEAAAMAKPIVTTDVPGCREVVDDSVNGYLCQVKDTGSLAEAMMKMLRLTEVQRSAMGQKGREKVCREFDEQIVIDRYREAIAGAVQR from the coding sequence ATGCAGCCAAGTAAACACCTGACTATTGCCATCGTTATCAATACCTCCTGGAACATCTATAATTTCCGACGGGGACTTGTGAAGGCATTGCAGGCAGAAGGACACCGTATCGTCTGTATCGCGCCGCGTGACGACTACTCCGAAAAGCTGCAGGCACTTGGGTGCGCGTATCGTGAGATCTCTATGAATAACAAGGGGACAAACCCGCTTGAAGACGCCAGATTGATCAGGGATTTTTACCGGCTGTTCAAAGAGGTCAGGCCGGACGTACTGCTGCAGTATACCATCAAGCCGAACATATACGGTTCCATGGCGGCCGGGCTGCTCGGTATCCCCGTGATCAGCAATATCTCCGGACTTGGCACGGTTTTTATCAATGATAATCTCGCTTCAAAAATTGCGAAAATGCTCTACAAAACGGCATTGCGCATACCCAAAAAGGTATTTTTCCAAAACGTACAGGACCGGGAGCTGTTCATCCACTCGAAATTGGTCAAAGCAGAAAAGACCGGCCTGCTGCCGGGATCGGGGATCGATTCCACTCGCTTTGCACCTAGGCCGGCACGCGTTTCCGACGGAATTGTCCGTTTTCTTTTCATTGCACGCCTGGTCAGAGACAAGGGGATCATGGAGTACGCCGAAGCGGCAAAAATGATAAATCAGCAGTTCAATGCGCAAAAAGTCAAATTCATGATCCTGGGGGCCTACTACCCGGGGAACCCGACGGCCATCACCGAGACCGAGATGAAAGCATGGGAGGCGGAAGGAACGGTTGAGTATCTTGGTACGAGCGATGATGTTGCATCGGTCATTGCCGGCATCGACTGTGTCGTATTGCCTTCATACCGTGAAGGATTGTCACGTGTGCTGCTCGAAGCCGCCGCGATGGCAAAGCCTATCGTAACGACGGACGTCCCCGGTTGCCGGGAAGTCGTGGACGACAGTGTAAACGGTTACCTGTGTCAGGTGAAGGACACAGGGTCCCTGGCAGAGGCGATGATGAAAATGCTTCGATTGACAGAGGTGCAGAGAAGTGCCATGGGGCAGAAGGGGCGTGAGAAGGTCTGTAGGGAATTTGATGAACAGATTGTGATTGATCGATACCGCGAGGCGATCGCGGGGGCAGTGCAGCGTTGA
- a CDS encoding glycosyltransferase family 4 protein has protein sequence MKLLFVHDHIFVTGGGKVYSNTFPYELLRRYIDMGLEVTVVARCRETGTAPELPVASGSGVSFVFLENIASFKAFFGARQRQRQRLTTLVATHDYVIARVPSEFGLMAAAIARRLNKPCLLEVVGCAWDAMWYYGSLKARLYAPLLYVRMRRAVRQVHYVSYVTEGFLQHRYPPGPNAMTAAISDIILPDADEAVLRGRIEKINHPEAKPVLGTIANLGLAYKGVDVAIRAMAVIKSRGIDIEYRVLGGGDPDRYRALAARLGIDGDVHFDGNVPGGDAVYRWLDAIDLYLQPSLTEGLPRSLIEAMSRGCPAVGANVGGIPELLDETVLFRHTAPQQLVSLIIALLNDRLRMRQAAKRNFDVARQYENARLGVQRRVFLERFFNEQRY, from the coding sequence GTGAAACTGCTTTTCGTACATGATCATATTTTTGTGACCGGGGGCGGGAAAGTCTACTCCAATACATTCCCCTATGAATTATTGAGACGTTACATCGATATGGGGCTCGAAGTGACAGTCGTGGCGCGATGCAGGGAAACGGGAACGGCGCCGGAACTCCCTGTTGCTTCCGGCAGCGGTGTATCATTCGTTTTTTTGGAGAACATCGCCTCGTTCAAGGCGTTTTTCGGCGCGAGACAGCGGCAGCGGCAGCGGCTGACAACTCTTGTTGCAACACACGACTACGTGATTGCGCGCGTGCCGAGCGAATTCGGATTAATGGCGGCGGCGATTGCCAGGCGATTGAACAAACCGTGTCTGCTTGAAGTCGTCGGATGCGCCTGGGATGCGATGTGGTACTACGGAAGTCTCAAAGCCAGACTCTATGCTCCTCTTCTGTATGTGAGAATGCGCCGCGCTGTCAGACAAGTGCACTATGTCAGCTATGTGACCGAGGGATTCCTGCAGCATCGGTATCCGCCCGGACCGAATGCGATGACCGCGGCAATCTCGGATATCATATTGCCCGATGCCGACGAGGCTGTACTACGAGGTAGGATCGAAAAGATCAATCACCCCGAAGCCAAGCCCGTTTTGGGCACGATCGCCAATTTGGGCCTGGCGTACAAAGGTGTTGATGTGGCCATCAGGGCTATGGCCGTGATCAAAAGCCGGGGAATCGACATAGAATACAGGGTACTTGGGGGCGGAGATCCTGACCGTTACCGTGCGTTGGCAGCCCGTCTCGGTATCGATGGAGATGTTCACTTTGATGGCAATGTGCCGGGCGGCGACGCTGTCTACCGCTGGTTGGACGCGATTGATCTGTATCTGCAACCCAGTCTGACCGAAGGACTCCCCCGCTCGCTTATTGAGGCGATGAGCAGGGGATGCCCCGCCGTTGGTGCTAACGTCGGAGGTATCCCTGAGCTGCTGGATGAGACAGTGCTGTTCCGGCATACTGCACCGCAGCAGTTGGTATCGCTGATCATCGCATTGCTTAATGACAGGCTGAGAATGAGGCAGGCGGCAAAGCGGAACTTTGACGTGGCACGGCAGTATGAAAACGCCCGGCTGGGGGTACAACGGCGTGTTTTTCTGGAGAGGTTCTTTAATGAGCAGCGCTATTGA